The following are encoded in a window of Acidimicrobiales bacterium genomic DNA:
- a CDS encoding glycosyltransferase family 2 protein, whose protein sequence is MDAPALEHAAPGGPADTLDVSIVLPVFNEKGHLRTEIDRIRAAMDASGMSYEIIVVDDGSDDGSGEALREISDIRLIPFLTNRGSGSARKHGTRAARGRVVVWTDVDMTYPNDLIPELVREMEGHDQVVGARTSEQGTHKLFRVPAKLLIRKLASYLVQTPIPDLNSGMRAFRRDVALQYVSQLPPGFSCVTTITLTFLAHGYTVKYWPIEYSERAGRSKFHWWRDTRRYLLQVIRMTLSFNPLRVFLPLGLALTAIGGGKLVYDVATYDGRVAVNTVLTLFAAFQVFVVGMLADLVGRATRATHEVQPATAAVREPVRT, encoded by the coding sequence ATGGACGCCCCCGCCCTGGAGCACGCCGCGCCCGGTGGGCCCGCTGACACCCTGGACGTGAGCATCGTCCTGCCCGTCTTCAACGAGAAGGGCCACCTGCGGACCGAGATCGACCGCATCCGGGCGGCCATGGACGCCTCCGGGATGTCGTACGAGATCATCGTGGTGGACGACGGCTCCGACGACGGCTCCGGGGAGGCCCTGCGGGAGATCTCCGACATCCGGCTCATCCCCTTCCTCACCAACCGGGGGTCGGGCTCGGCCCGCAAGCACGGCACCCGGGCGGCCCGGGGCCGGGTGGTGGTGTGGACCGACGTCGACATGACCTACCCCAACGACCTCATCCCGGAGCTGGTGCGGGAGATGGAGGGCCACGACCAGGTGGTGGGGGCCCGCACCTCCGAGCAGGGGACCCACAAGCTGTTCCGGGTGCCGGCCAAGTTGCTCATCCGCAAGCTGGCCTCGTACCTGGTCCAGACGCCGATCCCGGACCTCAACTCGGGCATGCGGGCCTTCCGGCGCGACGTCGCCCTCCAGTACGTGAGCCAGCTCCCCCCCGGGTTCAGCTGCGTCACCACCATCACCCTCACGTTCCTGGCCCACGGCTACACGGTGAAGTACTGGCCCATCGAGTACTCCGAGCGGGCCGGCCGGTCGAAGTTCCACTGGTGGCGCGACACCCGCCGCTACCTCCTGCAAGTCATCCGCATGACCCTCTCGTTCAACCCGCTGCGGGTCTTCCTGCCCCTGGGCCTGGCCCTCACCGCCATCGGCGGGGGCAAGCTGGTCTACGACGTCGCGACCTACGACGGCCGGGTGGCGGTCAACACCGTGCTCACCCTCTTCGCCGCCTTCCAGGTCTTCGTGGTGGGGATGCTGGCCGACCTGGTGGGCCGGGCCACCCGGGCCACCCACGAGGTGCAGCCGGCCACGGCCGCGGTCCGGGAACCGGTCCGGACCTAG